From Nitrosococcus watsonii C-113, the proteins below share one genomic window:
- a CDS encoding DUF932 domain-containing protein, producing the protein MRTMTQPLSENQLRERASSVFATTAHGRVSGRYQFISTLAMIEALEREGWSPVHAEESRVRIPDRKGFSKHLLRFRRFDDELPMVGDSFPEIVLVNSHDGSCAYQLHAGLFRLVCSNGMIVADSNMGQVKRRHTGDVVREVIEGTYEIVEKLPRIAARVEDFKTLELSLQEQEIFAESALRVRWREGEAPCMPQALLRPRRHEDQGNDLWATYQRAQENMLKGGIRGRSAVGRQITTRAVKSVDGNVKLNKALWFLTEQMAALKKA; encoded by the coding sequence ATGCGTACTATGACACAGCCCTTGAGTGAAAATCAGCTTAGGGAAAGAGCCTCTTCAGTATTCGCTACGACAGCGCACGGCCGAGTCTCTGGCCGGTATCAGTTTATCTCTACCCTGGCCATGATCGAGGCCCTTGAAAGGGAAGGATGGAGCCCGGTGCATGCCGAGGAGAGCCGAGTTCGGATTCCCGACCGAAAGGGATTTAGCAAGCATTTACTACGCTTCCGGCGCTTTGATGATGAACTTCCCATGGTGGGCGATAGTTTCCCGGAAATTGTGCTTGTGAACTCCCATGATGGGTCATGCGCCTACCAACTCCATGCCGGTTTATTCCGCTTAGTTTGCTCCAACGGAATGATTGTGGCGGATTCGAATATGGGACAGGTTAAGCGGCGGCATACGGGCGACGTGGTTAGGGAGGTAATTGAAGGCACGTATGAAATTGTGGAGAAACTGCCAAGGATTGCCGCAAGGGTAGAGGACTTCAAAACCCTTGAGCTTTCCCTGCAGGAGCAGGAAATCTTTGCCGAATCCGCTTTGCGGGTCCGGTGGCGGGAAGGCGAAGCACCTTGTATGCCCCAAGCGTTGCTTAGGCCCCGGCGGCATGAAGACCAGGGTAACGATCTATGGGCCACTTACCAGCGGGCACAGGAAAACATGCTGAAAGGCGGAATCCGAGGCAGGTCGGCTGTTGGGCGCCAGATCACTACCCGAGCAGTCAAGTCGGTAGACGGTAACGTCAAACTCAATAAGGCGCTTTGGTTTCTCACTGAACAAATGGCTGCACTTAAGAAAGCATAA
- a CDS encoding type II toxin-antitoxin system HicB family antitoxin has protein sequence MEIKFDGFTVNLYQDEEDDWLAHFVEMSEVSAFADTPEQALNELAVAWEGIKESYRKHGEEVPRAPARKEYSGQFNVRIDKRLHRKLAMEAARAGISLNALVAQKLAESAEHRKASSDQGQR, from the coding sequence ATGGAAATTAAATTTGATGGCTTTACTGTCAATCTCTACCAGGATGAAGAGGATGACTGGCTGGCGCATTTTGTAGAAATGTCTGAGGTTTCAGCGTTTGCCGATACTCCCGAGCAGGCATTAAACGAATTGGCCGTAGCCTGGGAAGGAATTAAGGAGAGTTATCGTAAGCATGGAGAAGAGGTGCCCAGGGCGCCAGCTCGTAAAGAGTATAGCGGCCAATTTAACGTGAGGATTGATAAGCGTTTGCATCGTAAGCTTGCCATGGAGGCCGCTAGAGCGGGGATCAGCCTTAACGCGCTGGTGGCGCAGAAACTAGCCGAGAGCGCGGAGCATCGCAAAGCTTCTAGCGATCAGGGGCAGCGCTAG
- a CDS encoding helix-turn-helix domain-containing protein, producing MGVGKNIKGLRIAAGLTQTQLAKKAHIDQSGLSKIERGENESVTLPMLRKIAKALDCSVVALLEDEDKGKKIRELP from the coding sequence ATGGGCGTAGGTAAGAATATCAAGGGATTACGTATAGCCGCTGGGCTGACTCAAACCCAGTTAGCCAAAAAAGCTCATATAGATCAAAGCGGCTTGAGTAAAATTGAGCGTGGAGAAAATGAGAGCGTCACGCTACCTATGCTTAGAAAAATTGCCAAGGCGCTAGATTGCAGCGTTGTGGCTCTTCTGGAAGATGAAGATAAGGGCAAGAAGATAAGGGAACTCCCTTAA
- a CDS encoding helix-turn-helix domain-containing protein, producing the protein MIGNIVRNRRKQLGWTQKELAEKSGVAQAQISRLEAGKSYNVTIDSLRNLAWAFGCSVIDLLPEEDQRPLSGKRRLSRKEAELLSIKALDKRISEIEKRLKGQA; encoded by the coding sequence ATGATTGGCAACATCGTTCGTAATCGCCGCAAGCAATTGGGTTGGACTCAAAAGGAGCTAGCCGAGAAATCTGGCGTCGCTCAGGCACAAATCAGCCGGCTAGAGGCAGGTAAGAGCTATAACGTCACTATTGATAGCCTTCGGAATTTGGCCTGGGCTTTTGGCTGTAGCGTAATTGACTTATTGCCAGAGGAGGACCAACGGCCATTATCCGGGAAACGGAGGTTGAGCAGAAAAGAAGCCGAGCTTCTATCTATCAAGGCTCTGGATAAAAGGATAAGTGAGATCGAGAAGCGTCTAAAAGGACAAGCTTGA
- a CDS encoding AAA family ATPase, protein MAFRKAERKQAKLRLTLCGPSGSGKTYSALLIAKGLASGGKIALIDTERGSGELYSELVDYDVSSLSPPFTPERYIALVREAEQIGYKVLIIDSLSHAWIGQGGILDMHDKVTAASRTGNRFTSWREVTPQHNTLVDTILGANLHIITTMRVKTAYDLVDDGNGKKRPIKLGLSPVQREGMEYEFTVVFDLSVDGHIATASKDRTHLFDGKHWVPTIETGEVLKEWLESGKDPQEASQELLEGLKASVDEIDDVQQLNEWWRTHGDEIALLIPDDNALLTSHCAARKGAILKASSGKYANSKVNGVEAV, encoded by the coding sequence ATGGCATTCAGAAAAGCCGAGCGCAAGCAAGCGAAACTTAGACTGACTTTATGCGGGCCTTCGGGCAGTGGAAAAACTTATAGTGCGTTGCTTATCGCTAAGGGTCTGGCTTCAGGCGGAAAGATCGCCTTGATCGATACGGAGCGTGGCAGCGGTGAGCTCTATTCCGAGCTTGTAGATTACGACGTAAGTTCTTTGTCACCCCCCTTTACTCCCGAGCGCTATATTGCGTTAGTTCGCGAGGCTGAGCAGATAGGCTATAAAGTGCTCATTATTGACAGCTTAAGCCATGCCTGGATTGGTCAAGGCGGTATCTTGGATATGCACGACAAAGTTACTGCGGCCTCCAGGACTGGTAATAGATTTACTTCTTGGCGGGAGGTTACACCCCAGCATAATACCTTGGTCGATACCATCCTGGGCGCAAACCTGCATATTATCACTACCATGCGCGTAAAGACGGCTTACGATCTGGTAGACGATGGGAATGGGAAAAAGCGGCCCATTAAATTGGGTTTGTCTCCCGTGCAACGAGAAGGAATGGAATACGAGTTTACCGTGGTGTTTGATCTTAGCGTTGATGGGCATATAGCAACAGCCAGTAAGGATAGAACCCATCTTTTCGACGGTAAGCATTGGGTGCCTACCATAGAAACGGGTGAAGTCTTGAAGGAGTGGCTTGAATCCGGCAAAGATCCGCAAGAAGCAAGTCAGGAGTTACTTGAGGGTCTTAAAGCAAGTGTGGACGAAATTGATGACGTCCAGCAACTGAATGAATGGTGGCGTACTCATGGTGATGAAATCGCGTTACTTATTCCTGATGATAATGCACTCTTAACATCGCACTGCGCGGCAAGGAAGGGAGCAATCCTGAAGGCTTCGTCTGGAAAGTATGCGAATTCTAAAGTTAACGGTGTTGAAGCGGTGTAA
- the trfA gene encoding plasmid replication initiator TrfA, whose product MSSSKKNRATSNQIADRINKIAARSKQRKKASPSKNSTTGEEEQNLILPSWPEWERAIPNEIVRSALFNIGNRRERREYHEDVPIVVLGDGEIIYRGQELRQDDQDVWLYVLQLARHQPLGEWVEFSAYSFCKSLGWSTSGQSYKRLMTCLSRMQATALKIRNKRLNKGISLSLIRMFDYEDDQGNRLDRWRVWVEPKMRQLFGNVHYTRLEWKQRRQLKPLAKWLQGYFASHKQPKPVSVASLHQGCGSEQKQLRFFRPKLKSALDEMKAIGFLEVWCLDDKDRIHVVRAKK is encoded by the coding sequence ATGAGCAGCAGCAAAAAAAACCGTGCTACATCCAATCAAATAGCGGATCGAATTAACAAGATTGCCGCCCGTTCCAAGCAGCGAAAAAAAGCAAGCCCCTCAAAGAATTCGACAACAGGAGAGGAAGAACAAAACTTAATACTGCCCTCTTGGCCAGAGTGGGAACGGGCAATCCCGAATGAGATTGTGCGCTCGGCTCTGTTCAATATCGGCAACCGAAGGGAACGGCGAGAATACCATGAAGACGTTCCTATCGTCGTGCTTGGGGATGGGGAAATCATTTACCGAGGGCAAGAGCTGCGCCAGGACGACCAAGACGTATGGCTGTACGTATTGCAATTAGCTCGCCACCAACCATTAGGAGAGTGGGTAGAATTCAGCGCTTATTCCTTTTGCAAATCATTGGGTTGGTCCACTTCCGGGCAGAGTTATAAACGGCTGATGACCTGCCTCTCCCGAATGCAAGCCACGGCACTTAAAATTCGTAATAAACGATTAAATAAAGGGATTAGCCTATCGCTGATCCGAATGTTCGATTATGAGGACGATCAGGGAAACCGCCTGGACCGTTGGCGGGTGTGGGTGGAACCCAAGATGCGGCAATTATTCGGTAATGTCCATTATACCCGCCTGGAATGGAAGCAGCGGCGTCAGCTAAAACCCCTGGCAAAGTGGCTGCAAGGCTATTTTGCCAGCCATAAGCAGCCTAAACCAGTATCGGTAGCCAGTCTCCACCAAGGGTGCGGCTCGGAACAAAAGCAGCTGCGATTCTTCCGCCCTAAACTCAAATCCGCATTGGATGAGATGAAAGCAATTGGGTTTCTTGAAGTTTGGTGTCTTGATGATAAAGATCGGATACACGTAGTCCGGGCCAAAAAATGA
- a CDS encoding siphovirus Gp157 family protein gives MSTLRLYAIADDYLEVLEGLAEIDDLPAEVITDTLEGLQGAFEVKARHVAAYIRSLEAEASAIKEARKAMEQRERSMMRHVKRLRGYLETHMERTGITRIKSPELSLRLQASPPKVVIDNEEQVPARYKEIRTETVLLKSSLGETLKDGEYVPGAHLEQSKRLVIT, from the coding sequence ATGAGTACATTGAGATTATATGCGATCGCCGATGACTATCTGGAGGTTCTAGAAGGGCTAGCCGAGATAGATGATTTGCCCGCGGAAGTGATCACCGACACTCTGGAAGGTTTGCAAGGCGCGTTCGAGGTAAAAGCTCGTCATGTGGCTGCTTATATACGCAGCCTAGAGGCAGAAGCTTCTGCTATTAAGGAAGCCCGTAAGGCGATGGAACAACGAGAGCGGTCCATGATGCGGCATGTCAAGAGACTAAGAGGATATCTCGAAACTCACATGGAACGCACGGGCATAACTAGGATTAAGAGTCCCGAGTTATCGCTGAGACTCCAAGCAAGCCCGCCCAAGGTAGTGATCGATAATGAAGAGCAAGTTCCTGCAAGGTACAAGGAAATCCGAACTGAGACCGTGCTTTTAAAATCCTCGCTTGGTGAGACCTTGAAAGATGGGGAGTATGTGCCTGGCGCCCACCTGGAGCAAAGTAAGCGGCTAGTGATTACGTAA